The region GACAACGACCCCTTATACGCCCACTTTGCACCACTATTTTACACATTATTGCTCAATTCTAATGTATTTTTATCTTCAATCTGAATATGACACACAAAAAGGGAAATCATCAGAAAATTGCCGGACAACAGAAAATAGGAGAAAAAATACATCATAATAAAAAGCAATTATCTCGAGCTCCAAAAATACCAAGAATTTTTCAGAAATTCttttagaagaaaaagaagacaGGAGACAAAAGGTAGGTCAGAGGGGGCCCACTGGGCCTCCACGCACCCCCGGGCCGAATGCAGCCCCTGGCCACCCCTTTTCGACGCCCTTCAACCTTTATTTTTCCTCTGACCTAAAAAGTTCTCAAGAATGCGCCTGTCCAAGTAGGACACACACTCTAATAAAATTTAAACTAAGCCCTCACGCCGGCAAGgaccaggatccaccgcgcctccatagCCCCAAGGCCACATGAGACAGGgcagatcgccgccgccgccgacaggaGGCATCAGAAACCCTAGTGGATCAATGCCTTCCGTATGAGAAGGGGTACCAACGCTGGCCCTCCAACCATATGGATGgatgcgaatcaacctgtggttgagatggttaggtggacagtggtatccccaacccaccagggttcaaatcttggtgctcgcattattcctggatctaTTTCAAGATTTCCGGCGATGtgcttttagtgggaggagacgttcccgtcgacgacgaggcgcctacagtgacttcgtaaatctcaagatgatatgccggctcagtctctcggaggtgctcataggggtagggtgtgcgtgtgtgcgttcataggggtgagtgtatgcgcgtgtatatgagcgcttgtgtctgtactgatgctcaaaaaaaccaTATGGATGGATGGAGGTTGGGAAGGTTGGTCTGATTTGTTATACACAAGTCATTATTAACCACGATAAAAGCAGGCCTGGGAAGATCTGATTATCTAACTATATTTTGTCATACAAGACCGGGTCAGCTTGACCATGCTTGTAGCCGCACATCTGCACGAGACAACGACCTTAATAAGATTTCAAAAGCACTCCTAATTAGGCATGTCTCTCTCCTTTTGCCAAGTGGGTCAGCTGCATCTGCATAGGCTTTGACGTCAATCCCGCCCTGCTCCAAATACGCATCTCGTTTCAAAATTGCCCGTCAAACCAAacccagaaagaagaagaaacTGGACCAAATGCCAAAGGTCGCAAGTTTGGACCGTGCAGTGCGTGCAAAAACCCATCAACTAAAACGTGCACCGGACCGCACCTCATCAGAGTTCAGAAACAAAACACAATCCTCTCTGACTTTCCCCTTGCCCGAAATGCAAAAGGCCTCGTCGCCTTTACGACCGCAGACCGGACAAACCCCGGCCGGCCCTCCCGGATAGTGGTGGAAAGCGATAGAACCCCTCCACGGCCTCACACGTCACCGCATTCCTCCCGAGTCCATCGACAGCGACTGCCCGGTCGCCGGAGAAAATGACGTCGACCCTGGTCGCCGCCACCTTCCGCCCTCTCCACCTTCCCgtctccctcccctcgccgcctcccGTGGCGCGCcctggcggcggccgccgccgccgcgcggtcCTGCGCTGCGCCTCGGTGTCCGAGATCGCGCCCGCGGTGTCCGCAGCCTACGGCGCACTCCTCGTGGGCGGCGGCGCATTCGCATGTACGTGCGTCCGGTCTCGTGATGACGCAATGCGCATTTGCTATCGTGGTTTCCTTCTTCTTTGACCGTTGATTTCTGTTTCGCGCTTCGTGTAGATGCGCGGTCGGGGAGTAAAGGCTCCATCCTTGGAGGGGCCTCCGGATCTGCGCTCATGGGCCTCGTGAGTGGACCTCGAACATTCTCTGCATTTTGTATACATTTCACTTTTGTTTTGTGGGTCTAGTTTGTAGATTATGCACTACCAAATGCGGCGGTGAAATTCGTAACACTCACGGCATAGAATGATTACAGAGACGGCTATAGCGAccctaaaagaaaaaaagaaagagacgGCTATAGCAATTATACTTAAACCGAGTCTCTAGTTTTATTGGAAAGTTGGAGACAGTATATGCTCAATGTCGGCTGGAACCTACAACAACTTGGACTGCAAATTGACAGTGGAATGGATTTTTCTAGGCGCAAATGACTATTGGAATCTCTATTTCGCCTGTAATTTTTGTACCTTCTCTTTTGTTTGGTGGGTCGAGTGTGCACTCTTGTAGATTAGATATCAAGTAGTGACGAAATTCATAGCACTCGCTGCATAGAATAATTGTAATTATAGACAGTTAAATCAACCCAATTACGCTTAAACCGCATTGGTTGTTTCAATGGAAAGTTGGGAGTCAAAATATGCTTATTGTTGGGCTGGAACTTAGAAGAGCTTGGACTGCAAGTCAGTAGTGGAACGTGTGGAGTGTAAGATGGAGAGGACTGAAATTTCTGGGTGCGCTAAAGACATTGGAATCTCAGTCAACCTGTAGTTTATTCGAGGGTAAGCAAAGTTTTAGATTACTTTGTTTTCTCTTGCCCGGCATCGTGAAACTGAATTTTCAGCACTTTGGAACATAATCTGGTAACGTACATGGATTTAGGAAATCCAATGGCATGACAGCTCCTGCACAATGGAATATTAGTAGATTCTTCTAGGAAACAGAGGGATTTTCCCGCTTCCATTTCGACCATTATTAGAAGAACTTTGATTTTCTTTCTGATAACGTGATCCTACTTCTGGAAGTGGTACTAAAGAAGAATCATTATAGCATACAATTCTTTGGCAATACATGCCATTCTTCTTGTTTGGAATTTCTACGCAAGAAAAACAAATAGTTAAAACTAGCCAGATTTACCTCGCTGTGAGATATAACCACTATGTGCCCATACATAAAAAAATAGATGTATTTGTTATACACTGTAACGTTTATGATAGCAGCTCCAAGGTATATCTGTTTAATCTGCTCCATTGTAATCTAGGCCCATCGACATAAGTGATATAGCCATATAGACCTCTCTCTCTTATGCGAAAATGCAGAAACTTCTACCATTTAAGTCCAAAAAGTAATATGCCCGCTTTAATCTTGATTTTTATAATCAAATAGATGTAGTATATCAAGTTCCAATTCTGTGCTTCAGTGAGAAAAATATGGAAATAAATGGTATACTACAATGATTTACTTGGAGTTATGTATATAGTTTATGTGGTAAAGGTAATATCATTATAAAAATCATTATAGAAATGTAATTTATTAATTTGCTTGATGGTATTGCCAAAACAAAAGAATTGGCTATGGGTAGTCCACCCCCCAAAAAAATCTTTCTTCCAACCACTATGGAGGAGAAATAATCAGAAACTACGAATCAGAATCGATATACAACTTGTCTGTACTATATGTAACAAGGATTCCTGTAGAAATATGTTCCCAGGCTCAGTTCCATGTTCTCTTACGAATACTTTAAGGATGTGATACCTGTGGAATTATGGTGTCGTGTTTATTTGTGATACCTGGAGAATTATGGTGTGGAGTTCATGCATGAAAAGTCCTGCTATTCCTGATTCCTTTCTTCATGCCATTTTAAACTGGCCTTTCTTAGTTCCATTCCTGCACATAATTTGTATTTTCAGATTCAATTGCAAAATTTCATGGTTTCCGGTTTTAACACTCTACCATGCACAACCAAGATTTTGAAGTCTATGCGGATTTGATGGCAAAGTTGTATGGTTTTCGCTTCTAGCACGGTAACACTGCCATGCACAATGGAAATGACAAATGCAATCATAGAGCAATCAAATATAGCCCTCACTCCACGCATCTATTTCTGTGTGGAAATGACGAGAATTGCTCAAATGTAGAGAGTTCAGATAAGGATTATGATCCATCAATCAGATAACACAAGTTGTGCGGAACACTCTGGTGGCTGGTGCAATCATACAGCTTTGCGACCTTCGCTTCTACCAAAATCAGCTATATATGCCATCAGCTAATCTTCTAAAGTTATCTCACAAGAACCCACCGATCTACGAATCCATGTTGCTGGAGTATGTCACTATGATACTTGCACAACCCGattggatggttagaggtttaTGTATCCATTGCAATGTCACGACAAAGCCCTCCATAGCCGAACACCACACAAATTTCGGAATCATGGGACCAGGCAGTGGAACAAACTTCAGCATTGCCGAGAAAATTACTACACGGTTTCCATCTCTAAGTAACATCCCTGCATGTACTTGCTAACCTGCATGGGGACAAAGACCTCCATTGAATCCAAGAGAGAAACATCCAAAAGGTAGTGGAACGTGTGGAGTGTAAGATGGAGAGGAATGAATTTTGTAGGTGCGCTAAAGACGACTGGAATCTCATTTCAACCTGTATCTTATTAAATAGTAAGCAAAGTTTGAGAAGACTTTGTTTTCTATTGCCGGCATGGTGAACTGAATTTTCAACATTTTGGAacataatctggtaatgaacatgtatTAAGGAAATCCAGTGGCATGACAGCTCGTGCACAGTGGAACATTTCTACATTCTAGTAGGGAACACAGGGATTTTCGCGGTTCCATTTTGACTATTATTAGAAGAACTTCGATTTTTCTTGTGATAACATGATCCTACTTCTGGAAGTGGTACTTGCAGTCCAATCGGCAGTGGAATGGATTTTTTAGGCGCACGAATGACTATTGGAATCTCTATTCGACCTGTAATTTCTGTACTCTCTCTTTTGTTTGGTGGGTCTAGTGTACAGACTTGTAGATTAGATATCAAGTGGTGGCGAAATTCATAGCACTCGCTGCGCAGAATATTTTTTCTCTCGAATAAGCACAAGCATGCGTATCATAGCGCAGAATAATTATAATTATAGAGACAGCTAAACCAATTATCATTAAACCACATTGGTAGTTTCaatggaaagttggagacaaaataTGCTTGTTGTTGGCTGGAACTTAGAAGAGCTTGGATTGCAAGTCAGTAGTGAACGTGTGGAGTGTAAGATGGAGAGAGATGAAACTTCTAGGTGCGCTAAGGACGACTGGAATCTCAGTCAACCTGTAGTTTATTCAAGGGTAAGCAAAGTTTTAGATGATTTTGTTTTCTCTTGCACAGCATGGTGAATTGAATTTTCAGCACTTGGGAGCATAATCTGGTAATGTAGATGGATTTAGTAAATCCAGTGGCATGACAGCTCCTACACAGTGGAACAATAGTAGATTCTACTAGGAGACACAGGGATTTTCCTGGTTCCATTTCGAACATTATTACAAGAACTTCGATTTTCTTTCTGATAACGTGATCCTACTTCTGGAAGTGGTACTAAAGAGGAATCATTGTAGCGTACAATTCTTTTGCAACACATGCCATTTTTCTTCATGTTTGGAATTTCTACGCAAGAAaaacaaaatttcaaggtataactgTTTAATCTGCTCCATTGTAATCTAGGCCCATCGACATAAGTGATATAGCCATATGGACCTCTCTCTTTTATGCGAAAATGTGGAaacttctactccctccatccgaaaatacttgtcggagaaatggttgtatctagacatattttagtttaagatacatctatttttatcgattttttcgacaagtattttcggacggagggagtaccatttcaGTACAAAAAGTAATATGCCCGCTTTAATCTTGATTTTTATAATCAAATAGATGTAGTATATCAAGTTCCATTTCTGTGCTTCAGTGAGAAAAATATGGAAAGCAATGGTATACTACGATGATTTACTTGGAGTTATGTGTAAAGTTTATGTGGTAAAGGTAATGTCATTATAAAATGtaatttatttattttgcttgATGGTATTGCCAACACAAAAGAATTGGCCATGTGTAGTCAACCCCCACCTCCCCACCCACCCCCCAAAAAATCTTACTTCCAACCCCTTTGGGGGAGGTATAATAAGAAACTACGAATCAGAATCAATATACGGCTTGTCTGTACAATATGTGACAAGGATTGCTGTAGAAATATGTTCCCAGGTTCAGTTCCATGTTCTCTTACGAATATTTTAAGAATGTGATACCTGTGGAATTATGGTATGGTGTTTATTTGTGATACCTGGCAGTGGCTAGGATGTTCAGAGGCGCCGGAGGATTAATACAGCGATTAGCNNNNNNNNNNNNNNNNNNNNNNNNNNNNNNNNNNNNNNNNNNNNNNNNNNNNNNNNNNNNNNNNNNNNNNNNNNNNNNNNNNNNNNNNNNNNNNNNNNNNNNNNNNNNNNNNNNNNNNNNNNNNNNNNNNNNNNNNNNNNNNNNNNNNNNNNNNNNNNNNNNNNNNNNNNNNNNNNNNNNNNNNNNNNNNNNNNNNNNNNNNNNNNNNNNNNNNNNNNNNNNNNNNNNNNNNNNNNNNNNNNNNNNNNNNNNNNNNNNNNNNNNNNNNNNNNNNNNNNNNNNNNNNNNNNNNNNNNNNNNNNNNNNNNNNNNNNNNNNNNNNNNNNNNNNNNNNNNNNNNNNNNNNNNNNNNNNNNNNNNNNNNNNNNNNNNNNNNNNNNNNNNNNNNNNNNNNNNNNNNNNNNNNNNNNNNNNNNNNNNNNNNNNNNNNNNNNNNNNNNNNNNNNNNNNNNNNNNNNNNNNNNNNNNNNNNNNNNNNNNNNNNNNNNNNNNNNNNNNNNNNNNNNNNNNNNNNNNNNNNNNNNNNNNNNNNNNNNNNNNNNNNNNNNNNNNNNNNNNNNNNNNNNNNNNNNNNNNNNNNNNNNNNNNNNNNNNNNNNNNNNNNNNNNNNNNNNNNNNNNNNNNNTACGGTCCGTCACTGATGCCTGGGAATTATGGTGTGGAGTTCATGCATGACAAGTCCTGCTATTCCCGATTCCTTTCTTCATGCCATTTTTAACTGACCTTTCTTAGTTCCATTCCTGCACATAATTTGTATTTTCAGATTCGATTGCAAAGTTTCATGGTTTCTGGTTTTAACACTCTACCATGCACAACCAAGATTTTGAAGTCTATGCTGATTTGATGGCGAAGTTTTATGGTTTTCGGTTCTAGAACAACAACACTACCATGCACAATGGAAACGACAAATGCAATCATAGAGGAACCAAATATAGCTCTCACTCCATTCATCTATTTCTGCGTGGGAATGACGAGAATTGCTCAATTGTAGAGAGCTCTAGTTATAGGATTATGATCGATCAATCAGATAACACAAGTTGTGCTGAACACTCTGGTGGCTGGTGCAATCATACAGCGTTGCGACCTTCGCCTCTACCAAAATCAGCAAATCCGTGAGCAATCATACATGAGATGAGTTAATCTTTAAAAGCATTATCTCACACAAACCCACCGATCTAAGAATTTACATGTAACTTTGTAAAGATGGGCAAACCTTAGGCGGTCTTCCATGTTGCTCGATTATAAGTCACAATGAGACCTGCACAACCCAATTGGATGATTAGAGGTTTATGTATCCACTGCAATGTAACGACAAAACCCTCCATAGCCGAACACCACACAAATTTCGGAATCATTGGACCTAGCAGTGGAACAAACATCAGCATTGCCAAGAGAATTACTACACGTTTTTCATCTCTAAGTAACATACCCGCATGCACCTGCTAACCTGCATGGGGACAAAGACCTCCATTGAATCCAAGAGAGAAACCTCCAAAAGGTAGTGGAACGTGTGGAGTGTAAGATGGAGAGGAATGAATTTCTAGGTGCGGTAAGGACGACAACCTGTAGCTTATTCAAAGGTAAGCAAAGTTTGAGAAGACTTTGCTTTCTCTTGCCCGGCATGGTGAACTGAATTTTCAACACTTTGGAGCATAATCTGGTAATGTAGATACATCAAGGAAATCCACTGGCATGACAGCTCATGCACAGTGGCATTTCTTCATTCTCATACGAAACACAGGGATTTTCGCGGTTCCATTTTGACTATTATTAGAAGAACTTTGATTTTCTTTGTGATAACGTGATCCTACTTCTGGAAGTGGTACTAAATAACATTATATCATACAATTCGTTGGCAAGCACATGCCTTTTTTTTTTCTTGTTTGGCTTGTCTACGCAAGAATACAAAACCTGGAAAATAATTGAAACTAGCTCGATTCACCTTGCTGCCAGATATTGCAGTTATATGTCTATATGTAAAATATGGATGTTGCTATACGACTGTTTAATCTGCTCTGTTATATTCTAGGCTCAGCTCACTGATATGGTTTTCTAACATAACTGTAGCAACCTCGAGGTATATCTGATTAACCTGCTCTGTTATATTCTTGGTTCAGCTCACTGATGTAAGCGGTTAGGCCTCTTTTTTTAAGCGACTAATGTAGAAATTTCTAGTATTTCAGTACAAACAGTGATAATCCCCATTAATCTTGATTTATAATAAAATAGATGTAGCCATTTATGTGCTTCAATGAGAACAGTACGGAAATCAATGGTATTACTACAATAATTCATGTGGATTCATTTGTAATCTATATGAAAAGAAACAATAGCTAGAAATTAAATGTAAATGTAAAACAAATTTATTTATTTGCTTGCTGGTATGGTGAAAACGAAAGAAATGgttaaggatacaatcaaccaagaAATTCTCACTTCCTAGCCTGTTGCAGAGAAATAGCTTAAAATTGCAAATTGAAATGATACTACAAATTGTCCGAACTATATGCAACAAGGATTCCTGTAGAAATACATTTGCGAGGTTCAAAATTCCACGTTTTCTTATGAATATTAGGAATGTTATTCTTGTGGAATCAGGGGGTAAAGTTTATAATTTTATATTTAGAAATTCTTGGAGTTAGAATTTCAGAGGGCTGCTATTCCGGATTCCTTTCTTAGAGCCACTACTGTACATAATTGGTATTTTGAATCAGATTTCATGGCAAACAGTGATTCCAGTTCCAACACTCTACCATGCGCAACCAAGATTTCGAAGTCTATGCTTGTTTGATGGCTAAAATTTGCAGTTTCTGGTTCTAACTCAATAACATTACCATGCATTAATCTAAACTGGGAAGTCTATTTACCGTTCCTGAATATTGTACCTTAGAAAAACGAGAAATTTCAAGGTGAAAGAAGAACAAATTATGAATGTGGTATGATAAGTTTAGAAATATGTACTCTTGGCGCAAATCAATGAGCTCATTGGCACTTACCTTTTGGAGTAGCAAATTATCATCCTATAAGTTAGACAGGTTGAGAATGCAGATTCATTGTCTTTTCTTTCCTTCTAGAATACACCCTGGTTGGTGTATTATGCATTAAAGAGAGAAGTTATCTGCACAGCAGGTATAACGCTGCTGAGGGCTAGAAACAAAACGATAAGAAACTTTTATAGAGATTCATTGCTCATACTTGCTGATTCTAATTACTGGCACTCCTTGGATTTCTCTCAGTGAAAAAACCCACATCTTAGTAATTTTCTTTCTGCTGTCTACTCTGATTAAGTGATCATTATATCTGCGTACATGTGCTCTGGATTTTCATTCTAGTCTACTTGTTTTCTCTGCAGACATATTATCTGATGCAGTTTTCTGAGACGAAGGCACTAGGTGATGCTGTTGGATTTGGGTCCGCCTTTCTGTTTGCCTCTGTGTTTGGTATGTTTCACCctgttgcacttgtatcttcatgaaATCGGAACCTGATGTTGCCGAACCTTCTGTTTTTTCA is a window of Triticum dicoccoides isolate Atlit2015 ecotype Zavitan chromosome 2B, WEW_v2.0, whole genome shotgun sequence DNA encoding:
- the LOC119368104 gene encoding protein FATTY ACID EXPORT 4, chloroplastic-like, which produces MTSTLVAATFRPLHLPVSLPSPPPVARPGGGRRRRAVLRCASVSEIAPAVSAAYGALLVGGGAFAYARSGSKGSILGGASGSALMGLTYYLMQFSETKALGDAVGFGSAFLFASVFGIRLYNTRKLVPSGLLLALSLGALGVFYAAYLQDKV